The sequence CAGGAGGTATTTTTATGTCTATTGCAACGGAAATCGTAACAATGAAAACTTTACAGGAGGTAACAAAAGACAGCTTTATCAGCATTGTGGACTCGCTTGAAAAGGACTATCATTCAAAGCAACAGGGTTTTATTGACACGGAACTTCTCTATAACGAAGAAAACAGGGAATGGACTATGATACAGCATTGGGCTTCAATGGAAGAACTCAAGGCTGCTTCTGATAAAATGTTTCAAGATGAGGAAGCAGCCCCTTTTGTAAAAGCACTTGACGCTGCAAGTGTCAAAATGAGCATATTACCACAAATAAAAAT comes from Anaerotignum faecicola and encodes:
- a CDS encoding antibiotic biosynthesis monooxygenase encodes the protein MSIATEIVTMKTLQEVTKDSFISIVDSLEKDYHSKQQGFIDTELLYNEENREWTMIQHWASMEELKAASDKMFQDEEAAPFVKALDAASVKMSILPQIK